The genome window GAGAATAAGTTATGTTTTAAAAGATAAACTTTCACGGCTTGAAAAAACCTGGTCACCCCTTATTCATTACCTTGCTAGTGTGACTAGCTAATCCTACAATCAATATATTTCACTATTAATCACCTATTGAGTAGTGGAAAGATGGGGAGGCTGGGGGAGGGACTTTTGGTTATATTTTTGCATTTACTTAAGCTCTGCTGTACCATTAATATGTAATATGTTATATTCATCTACCTGTTTTGCAATAATATGTAATATGTTATAGTCATCTAATACCCGTTTTGCATTAAGCATCTATTGCTCTTTAGTactctgttgtttttctttttgtttgtcacTTGAGTACATGAAAAATGAGCACTGGAAATCACATGTGTACATGGACAAGGTAACTGCTCAAATAAAATATATCTAAAAAAAAGTATCAAGATTAGCCTCCTGAATTTGCATCCAAAATGTTGTCAGAACTTTCATTTAGAATTTCCAGCACAGCCTCCATAACCCTCAACAGCGAAAGAGGCAAATAAAATACAAaaccttgctaaaaaaaaaaagaaagaaagaaaaggaaaaaaaaagaccccATATAACAGATGCCAATTCACGGTAATATTATCAGATGACCTCTGTGTTCGCCAAAATATGGTTGATAATTTGTGCTGGAATTTTTACTTTACAAATTATGGATATTGCCGATTTGCAAGGGAGTAAGATCACAGATGACCTTCACAAATATTACAAATCACTAGATGCCTCCAGGTAATACCAGTACTGTGCGAATAGGACACAAGTACACAAATTCAAATGATGATCTGATCGTGGCATGTGAACCATTTTTTTCCCCACGAGATGAGCCAACTAATCCCATTTTCTTCTCTGTGATGTCATGTGCTTTGTCCGACAGTTCTTTTGCCGAAACCCGTCACCACAATCTTGACACCAACAGGGATTTTCTCCCTTGTACGTATTTTCATGTGTTTCTGCACAACTCTTTTTTGAGAAAACCTTTTACCAAACACAGAGCAagtgaaaggtttctctcctgtatgtgttcccATGTGTGTCTGCACATCTCTTCTTTGAGAAAACCTTTAGCACAGACTGAGCAAGCAAATGGTTTCTCCCCCATATGTATTCTCACATGTGACTTCAAATGATCGCTTCTACTAAACCagaggtggctaaccatgtgccatggagagccatgtgtatgcaggttttcatttcagCTGGACTCAACACCAGGTGATTAGCAACACTTCaaacaaagagaaagaaagtATCAGTGAaatacctggtgtggagtcgggttggaatgaaaacatgcatacacatggccctccatagcgcatggttagccaccactgtaCTAAACCCTTTACCGCAGACAGTGCAACTgtaaggtttctctcctgtatagGTTCTTATACTAATCtacaaaacacatttttttttgagAAACCCCTTTACCACCTCGGACTGTGCAACTAAATGGCTTCCttcctgtatgtgttctcatgtgtgccTCCATATTTCCATtttcagaaaaccctttaccacaaatCGAGCTGGTGAATGGTTTCTCTCCGGTATGCATTCTCATGTGTGTCTGAATAACTTTTTCTTGAGAAaatcctttaccacagactgagcaactgaatgGCTTCCCTCCTGTATGCGTTCTCGTGTGTGTCGGCGTGttttttgagaaaaccctttaccacaaactgaacaagtgaaaggtttctctcctgtatgtttgtgtgaaaAAACCATTTGCCTCAGACCGAGCAAGCAAATGGTTTCTCAGCCATATGTATTCTCACATGCCGTCTTCAAATGTCCACTTCTTTTAAACCCTTTAAAACAGACTGTGCATTTGAATGacttttctcctgtatgtgttctcatgtcaGGAAAACTCCTCTTTACgatttctctcctgtatgtgttctcatgtgtctcTGCATATCTCTACTTTGATAAAACGTTTTGCCACAAACTGAGCAACTAAAGggtttttctcctgtatgtgtttttatgtgtCTATTCATTTCTCCTCTTCGATAAAACgcactaccacagactgagcaactgaagggtttctctcctgtatgtgttctcatgtgtgccTGCATATTTTCATTTTgggaaaaccctttaccacaaactgagcaagtgaatggcttctctcctgtgtGTATTCTCATGTGTTTTTTCAAATTTTCGCTTCTACTAAACCCATTACCACAGATGGTGCAACgaaatggcttctctcctgtatgtgttctcaaGTGTGCCTGCATATTTCcactttgagaaaaccctttaccacaaactgagcaagtgaatggcttctctcctgtatgtgttctcatgtgtctcTGCATATCTCTTCTTTGATAAAACTTTTTGcaacagactgagcaactaaacggtttctctcctgtatgtcttattgtgtgtttctgcatttctcctctttgaGAAAACGTTTTGCCACAGAATGAGCAAGGGAATGGCTTGtttcctgtatgtgttctcatgtgtctcTGCATATCTCTTCTTTGATAAAAGCTTTTGCCACAGGCTGAGCAActaaatggcttctctcctgtatgtgttctcatatGTGCCTGCATATCTATatcttgagaaaaccctttaccacagactgagcaggtGAACGGTTTTTTCTCAATAGATCTCTGATGACTTATTTCATTATCTTTTGTATCCACACCGGACCGAGGTTCTCTAGTTTTGTTCCAGTCATCACTGTCTTCAGTCTCACTTTCACAAAAGTCTGAAGGGAGTGACTCACCATCGCTAGTTAAATCTAAATCACCATCCTGATCTAGGTGACTGGCTGGTTCTGACAGTCCAAAGTtctctccatcaggttctgtTTTCATCTGTTCAGTTGAAGTGCTGTCTGAAGGCTCCACCTGTTTGTCCTGCTCAgtttggctttgatgaagctgtgaGGAGTGAGGTTTCTCTTCATCACTTTCACTCTTTACAGGGACAGGAGTAATCAGAAACTTGATATCAGCCTCCTCCTGTTTTTGAAGCTGCTCTCCCTCTAGGCTGATCAAGAGCTTCTCCTGTTCCACTTTAATGTGTGGGAGATCTGGCTCCTCCTGGCCCAGAGTGGGGCTCCACTCCTGCTTCACAGAGTGAACCTCCTCTTTAGAAATTAAGAGCTGCTGGAAGTCTGGAGGTGAGAAAAAAATGCATTACTGGATGCTTTTAAATGAAGTTATGAGCAATAACAACTtgaatatcttgatgcatgctcaataatccaggtaaggaaatcccagaaagttgaattagttcatctggacacaacgtttagtgggaggaacgtttcatcactcatctaagtaacttcttcagtctcaactgactgcaagtatcccccaaccttacaaacagcacagttgcataatgactgaaaccaacgactggtttcatcgacaaattgctgtgaccattaactagaattacaatggccatggcTACTATTAACAGACTACTGGGGGAAtagttgaaatcacagcattgtacaatCGCGACAGATGTACTTATTAAAAAGAACCTCTTAATATTAAACCAGACAAGTGAAAGTCATGACGCTACTTAGCGGTATACCTACTGGGTCTGCCACGCAGCCTTAGTAGTGCAGCACTTTATGGGAGGAGaaacaaactccagctccctattAGCAGTTCAGGGTGTCTCACACAAGAGAGGCACTGCTCTACCAGGACTCCAAGGGCTCTATAGAGTGGCACCAGCAAGCATTATGGTGCAGACAAGCAGGAAGTGGAGAGCTGaggaaggcctggagatagcGTCTCGGCCGAGACACAGGGCTTTGTTGGGCATAGTGGCACCTGGACAGGCAGGGCTAGGAGCCATCCCACGACCTCGCTACGACAAGGCCCACAGCAAGGAGAAATGCCATCTAGTCCGGCAGAAGGCGCGAATAGGTGtcgaggaggaaaggaccagcagaataGTGGCCATCCATGCAGCAGCAGGGCGCATGGACAAGATGGGAGGGTGCGCTGGAGAAGGAGATATCATGGACAGATATCTGGCTGGCAGACCGCAGCGAATCAAGTTCATGGAACAAACTGTGTATGATGTTCTGCCTAGCCCAGCATATCTCCATCTCTGCGGCAAGACTGATTCTCCATCttgtcctctgtgccctggaaaaggttcatgcaagcacatcctcagcagctgccaaTGAGCCCTGGAGGAGGGTCGTTATCGCTGGagacatgaccaggtgctgaagacagttgcagaggccatctccaaagctgtggccaacaacaagcaagcctgTGGACAGAGGAACACTGcgtttgtcagggctggtgagcagcctcagtcacagcccagatcagcaaCTCGTCTCCTCATCTCTGTGTCAGACTTGGACAGGCAGGGCTAGGAGTCATCCCACGACCTCGCTACGACAAGGCCCACAGCAAGGAGAAATGCCATCTAGTCCTGCAGAAGGCGCGAATAGGTGtcgaggaggaaaggaccagcagaataGTGGCCATCCATGCAGCAGCAGGGCGCATGGACAAGATGGGAGGGTGCGCTGGAGAAGGAGATATCATGGACAGATATCTGGCTGGCAGACCGCAGCGAATCAAGTTCATGGAACAAACTGTGTATGATGTTCTGCCTAGCCCAGCatatctccatctctggggcaagacTGATTCTCCATCttgtcctctgtgccctggaaaaggttcatgcaagcacatcctcagcagctgccaaCGAGCCCTGGAAGATGGTCGTTATCGCTGGagacatgaccaggtgctgaagacagttgcagaggccatctccaaagctgtggccaacaacaagcaagcctgTGG of Lampris incognitus isolate fLamInc1 chromosome 20, fLamInc1.hap2, whole genome shotgun sequence contains these proteins:
- the LOC130130961 gene encoding gastrula zinc finger protein XlCGF57.1-like — its product is MQAHMRTHTGEKPFSCSACGKSFYQRRDMQRHMRTHTGNKPFPCSFCGKTFSQRGEMQKHTIRHTGEKPFSCSVCCKKFYQRRDMQRHMRTHTGEKPFTCSVCGKGFSQSGNMQAHLRTHTGEKPFRCTICGNGFSRSENLKKHMRIHTGEKPFTCSVCGKGFSQNENMQAHMRTHTGEKPFSCSVCGSAFYRRGEMNRHIKTHTGEKPFSCSVCGKTFYQSRDMQRHMRTHTGEKS